The sequence TATAGTGAAACGTGGAGCTATATGTCTGTATTTTAAGGAAATGAAAAATAAAGATTTGAGAAATTTTAAAAAtgtagaaataaaaaaatataaaggaAGAAGTAGAAGCAGGTTTCACAAAACTTGGTTCTTCTTTGTTTCCTTTCGTTACTAGATGGTATGTTTTGCAGCGAAATCCATCATAGTTTCTAATGGCTAAGTGGTGGGTCTTCCATTGTTTGTTTGCCTCATTTGTGTTTGGTAACTTGTTTGATAATATTTTGGCATACGTTATGTAACAAGAAATCAATGACAATATGTGCACATCATGTGTTTGATGAACCTATTGTTGGCTCCCTTTGTTTCTCAGGGTGAATTCTAATCATTGTCCATGATGAGGCTCTATGATGAATTCAAAGAGATACTAAAGATTCAGAAGTTTCGAAGATTGGTGTCATATACTGGATTCTACTGCTTTGCCACACTCATAAGCTATGCTTATGTTAGCAATACGTGAGTCTAACAAcctttttacctttttttttaataCTAGATTTTGCATGCTTTACAATTTTTACAAGATTGGTTTGAATGCTATTCTCTGGAGTCAATATATGATTTTGGTGTTTCAGAACCCGGGCAGGATATTCCAGAGCCGATCAATTCTACGCATCGTACCCGGCTGGTACTGAGCTTTTAACAGATACTTCCAAGGTATTTGCCATTATATAATTTAGAAAATGCGCATCTTTTATACCTTTTTTTCTCAAGGATAATAGTAGTGTTTGCAAATTGTTATTAGTTGTACAAGGCTGCTCTTGGAAACTGCTTTGAAGCTGAAGAATGGGGTCCAATTGAGTTCTGCATCATGGCCAAACACTTCGATCGTCAAGGGAAG is a genomic window of Arachis ipaensis cultivar K30076 chromosome B06, Araip1.1, whole genome shotgun sequence containing:
- the LOC107646188 gene encoding uncharacterized protein LOC107646188 isoform X2 produces the protein MMRLYDEFKEILKIQKFRRLVSYTGFYCFATLISYAYVSNTTRAGYSRADQFYASYPAGTELLTDTSKLYKAALGNCFEAEEWGPIEFCIMAKHFDRQGKAPYAYHSTRRFRYLIRGFMR
- the LOC107646188 gene encoding uncharacterized protein LOC107646188 isoform X1, translated to MMRLYDEFKEILKIQKFRRLVSYTGFYCFATLISYAYVSNTTRAGYSRADQFYASYPAGTELLTDTSKLYKAALGNCFEAEEWGPIEFCIMAKHFDRQGKAPYAYHSKYMAHLLSLGQLDGSG